From the genome of Chloroflexota bacterium:
CCTGGGACTATGTCGTCCGGCGCTTCAAGCTGGGCGGAGACATCGCCGGATGGAAGCGCCGCTACGATAGCGCCGTCGTTGAGATCCTCAGCAAGAAGCCGGAGCCGTCGCCCGGCCTCTACTGGCTCCTGGACGAGCTGGACAAGCGCAAGCTCCCCGTCGCCCTCGCCACCTCCTCCCTGCTCAACTGGGCGCAGACCGTCACCCGCAGGCTCAAGGTCGAACACCGCTTCCGCTTCATCGCCACCGCCGATATGGTCCCCCACGCCAAGCCCGCTCCCGATCTCTACCTCTTCGCCGTCGCCAAGCTCGGCCTCTCCCCCGCCGAATGCCTCGCCCTAGAGGACTCCCCTCGCGGCATCGCCTCAGCCACAGCCGCAGGCCTCACCACTATCGGCATCCGGACGCCCCATACCGTCGGCATGGACCTCTCCAAAGCAGACCGCTTGATCAACTCCTTACAGGACTTCGATCTCTCCTGGCTCGGCTGACCTCCTCTTAGGCTCTTCTGAGCGTTTCTCTGCTATACTTTATCTGCCCAGGGTAGCGGCATTCCATAGAGCCTCGCTCTCGCGGGGCGCCCTGAGAAGAAAGGACCCGTCACCAGATATGAGCTGGATAAAGACGTTCAGCTTAATCATCGTTCTGACCGTGCTCGTCATCCTCGCCGGCGGCGCCTTCGGCGACATGCAGGGCCGCATCATCGCCGCCATCTTCGCCGGGCTCATGAACTTCATCGGCTTCTGGTTCAGCGATAAGCTGGCCCTCACGATGGCCGGCGCCAAGCCCGTCACTGAAAAGGACGAGCCGCGCCTCCACGCCATGGTCGCCGATGTCGCCCGCATGGCCGGCCTGTCCAAGCCCCGCGTCTACCTCATCAACAACGATTCCCCCAACGCCTTCGCCACCGGCCGCAGCCCCAGCCATTCCGTCGTCGCCGTCACCACCGGTATCCGCAGCCTCCTCTCGGAAGATGAGCTTCGCGGCGTCATCGCCCATGAGATGGCCCACATCAAGAACCGCGATATGCTCGTCATGACCACCGTAGCCGTTCTGGCGGGCGTCATCGCCTTCCTCGCCACCATGGCCCAGTGGTCCCTTCTCCTCGGCGGCGGCCGCCGCGATAGCCGCGAAGGCGGCAACGCCCTCGGCATCGTCGCCCTCATCGCCACCATCATCCTCCTCCCCCTCATGGCCACCCTCATCCGCTTCGCCATCTCCCGCACCCGTGAGTACGCCGCCGATGAGACAGGCGCGCGGATCATCAGCAACCCCCACGCACTGGCCGCAGGCCTGGAGAAGCTCGGCAGCTTCACCAGCCGAAAACCCATGCAGGCCACCGCCGCCAATGAGGCCATGGCCCACATGTACATCGTCAACCCCCTGGGCGCTGCCGAGATGCACGCCAAGGAGACCGGCGGCGGCATGGTCAACCTCTTCTCCACCCACCCGCCTATCCAGGAGCGCGTCCGACGCCTCCGCGCCATGACCCTGAGCTAAGCCAGGAAGCACAGCTCGATTCAAGGCCGCCCCGAGTATCGGGGCGGCCTCTTTTTTGCCTGAAGCCAGGCGTACCACCCGTGCTATAATCCGCCCGGCTCCGAACACTGACCCGCCTGCCGCCCGGCGCGGCATCGCACAGGAGGTCCGTATGCCCATCGTTCGAGTGGAGATGTGGACCGGCCGCACCCAAGAGCAGAAGGCCGAACTCGCCAAGGAAATCACGAACGCCGTCGCCCGCATCGCCAAGACTTCGCCCGACCACACCATCGTCATCTTCGATGACATAGACAAGTCCAACTGGGCCGAAGGCGGCATCCTCGCCTCGGATGGCAAATAACCGCACACACCAGCTATGCGCCTCCACGGCAAAACAGCGATCATCACCGGCGCGGCCGATGGCATCGGCCGCGGCATCGCCATCAAGTTCGCCAAGGAGGGCGCCGATTCCCTTCTGGTGGACCTGAACAGGGCCGGCGTGGAGGAGACCGCCCGCCTCGCCGGAGCCCACGGCTATACGCCCAAGACCATGGTGGCTGACGTCAGCAATCGCTCGCTCCAGGGGCAGATCATCCAGCGCGCCGTGGACGAATTCGGCGTCCTGGATATCCTCGTCAACAATGCAGGCGTTGTCTTCGTCGCCCCCTTCCAAGACTTCCCTGTGGACAAGCTCCACCGCATCATGGAGGTCAACCTCAAGGCGCCGTTCCTCCTCGCCCAGCACGCTGCGCGCTACTGGATCGCCAATAAGCGCGGCGGGCGCATCGTCAGCACCTCCTCCATCAATGCGGAATCCATTCAGCCCAACTCCGCCGCCTATGCCGCCTCCAAGGGCGCCATCCGCATGCTCACCAAGGCCATGGCCTTCGATCTCGGCCCCCACAACATCACCTGCAACGCCGTCGGCCCCGGCCATACGCGCACCGGCATGACCCGGCCGGGCCTCGCCGCCGACCCGAACCGCGAGCGCTTGAATGCCTCCGTCATCCCCATGCGGCGCATCGGCGAGCCCGAAGACATCGCCAACGCCGTCGCCTTCCTCGCCTCGGACGAAGCCTCCTACGTCACCGGGCAGACCATCTATGTGGAAGGAGGGCGCATCATCTGGGCCTAAGACAGCCCGATGAGCCAAACAGCATGCGCCTCCACAACAAGATCGCCATCATCACCGGCGCTGCCGATGGCATCGGCCGCGGCGCCGCCATCAAGTTCGCCAAGGAAGGCGCCGATTCCCTCCTGGTGGACCTGAACGAAGCGGGCCTCCGCGAAACAGCCGCCTCCGTCGCCAAACTCGGGCGCAAGGCCACCATCCTCGTGCAGGACATCACCACGCCCGACGCTGCTGAAAAGATCGTTCAGCGCGCCGTCGCCGATTTCGGCAGGCTGGATATCCTGGTAAACAACGCCGGCGTCTCCATGGGCGGCTTCTTCACCGATATCCCCCCGGAAATCCTGGACCGCGTCATCGCCGTCAACCTCATCGCCCCGTTCGTCATCTCCCAGGCCGCCGCCCGCTACTGGATCGCCAACAAGATCCACGGGCGCATCGTCAGCACCTCCTCCATCAATGCCGAGACCGTGCAAGGCAACTCCACCGCCTATTGCGCCTCAAAGGGCGGCGTGCGTATGCTCACCAAGGGCGCCGCCGTGGACCTGGGCCCGCGCCAGATCACCGTCAACGCCGTCGGCCCCGGGCACACCATCACCGGCATGACGCGCAAACACATGGGCACTCAGTGGGAGCGGGAAGGCATCGAGCGGTCCGCCCTCAAGCGCCTCGGCACGGCCGAAGATATCGCCAACGCCATCGCCTTCCTCGCCTCGGATGAGGCCTCCTATGTCACCGGCCAGACCCTCTATGTGGAAGGCGGCCGCACCATCCAGCCTCCGCCATACCCCGCAAGCTGACCCCTCTGCCTTGCTCCCCTCGCCGCTCTTCCCTATACTCCACCTATTACTGAGCTAGGTATCGTCCCTGCCAGGGGAAAGCGTGGCTGAACGCCTCTCTTCTCCCATGAAAGCCATCTTCAACGGGAGCATAGCCGTGGCGGCAAAACTCAAGCTCATAGACTCTGACGCCCATGTCATCGAGCCCCCGAACTTGTGGACCGACTACACGGAGAAGAAGTTCCTCTCTCAAGCCCCTCGCGTCGTCAGCGATGGCGCCGCTGATCGCTGGCTCTGCGAAGGCGTCACCATGCACACCACCCGAGAGCTCGTCGGCGTCACCCGCGACTTCACGGACCGCCGGAAGACCGGG
Proteins encoded in this window:
- a CDS encoding HAD family phosphatase; the encoded protein is MPPPPPAKKRAVIFDMDGVITDSEPFYAEAINVVLAGHGHVLTRDDHRAIMGSNIDYTWDYVVRRFKLGGDIAGWKRRYDSAVVEILSKKPEPSPGLYWLLDELDKRKLPVALATSSLLNWAQTVTRRLKVEHRFRFIATADMVPHAKPAPDLYLFAVAKLGLSPAECLALEDSPRGIASATAAGLTTIGIRTPHTVGMDLSKADRLINSLQDFDLSWLG
- a CDS encoding protease HtpX gives rise to the protein MSWIKTFSLIIVLTVLVILAGGAFGDMQGRIIAAIFAGLMNFIGFWFSDKLALTMAGAKPVTEKDEPRLHAMVADVARMAGLSKPRVYLINNDSPNAFATGRSPSHSVVAVTTGIRSLLSEDELRGVIAHEMAHIKNRDMLVMTTVAVLAGVIAFLATMAQWSLLLGGGRRDSREGGNALGIVALIATIILLPLMATLIRFAISRTREYAADETGARIISNPHALAAGLEKLGSFTSRKPMQATAANEAMAHMYIVNPLGAAEMHAKETGGGMVNLFSTHPPIQERVRRLRAMTLS
- a CDS encoding 4-oxalocrotonate tautomerase, with translation MPIVRVEMWTGRTQEQKAELAKEITNAVARIAKTSPDHTIVIFDDIDKSNWAEGGILASDGK
- a CDS encoding SDR family oxidoreductase, which codes for MRLHGKTAIITGAADGIGRGIAIKFAKEGADSLLVDLNRAGVEETARLAGAHGYTPKTMVADVSNRSLQGQIIQRAVDEFGVLDILVNNAGVVFVAPFQDFPVDKLHRIMEVNLKAPFLLAQHAARYWIANKRGGRIVSTSSINAESIQPNSAAYAASKGAIRMLTKAMAFDLGPHNITCNAVGPGHTRTGMTRPGLAADPNRERLNASVIPMRRIGEPEDIANAVAFLASDEASYVTGQTIYVEGGRIIWA
- a CDS encoding SDR family oxidoreductase, translating into MRLHNKIAIITGAADGIGRGAAIKFAKEGADSLLVDLNEAGLRETAASVAKLGRKATILVQDITTPDAAEKIVQRAVADFGRLDILVNNAGVSMGGFFTDIPPEILDRVIAVNLIAPFVISQAAARYWIANKIHGRIVSTSSINAETVQGNSTAYCASKGGVRMLTKGAAVDLGPRQITVNAVGPGHTITGMTRKHMGTQWEREGIERSALKRLGTAEDIANAIAFLASDEASYVTGQTLYVEGGRTIQPPPYPAS